Proteins encoded together in one Candidatus Binataceae bacterium window:
- a CDS encoding DUF1801 domain-containing protein has translation MKKTGAGQGQTASALISKRIAELGDWRGATLSRMRKLIKEADPNAVEEWKWMGTPVWSHDGIICTGESYKKVVKLTFAKGASLKDPARLFNSSRDGNVRRAIDIHEGEEVDESAFKTLVRQAAALNSSGKSKPAKKAKS, from the coding sequence ATGAAGAAGACTGGCGCGGGCCAAGGGCAGACGGCCTCGGCACTCATTTCGAAAAGAATCGCCGAACTCGGGGACTGGCGCGGGGCAACCCTCAGCAGAATGCGCAAACTCATCAAGGAAGCAGACCCGAACGCCGTCGAGGAATGGAAGTGGATGGGCACTCCGGTATGGTCGCACGACGGCATCATCTGCACGGGCGAATCCTATAAGAAGGTCGTGAAGCTGACCTTCGCCAAGGGCGCGTCTCTGAAGGATCCGGCCCGGCTCTTCAACTCGAGTCGCGACGGTAACGTACGCCGCGCGATCGATATCCACGAAGGCGAAGAAGTTGACGAGTCGGCCTTCAAGACGCTCGTTCGCCAGGCGGCCGCTCTCAACAGTTCCGGCAAGTCGAAACCTGCGAAGAAAGCGAAGTCTTAA